The genomic DNA TCTATCGGACTGTGACTTGACAAGCAAaggtaaattaaaaaatgtatacatacatacatacatgcagaagtttttaattatacatatacataaggatggcaatggggcggttcggggcggggaatacaattaccatccccgtcccattttaatttcggggatttttttaataccatccccgtcccgttcggtttttttcggtttcggggaatcccgcggggcaccgttaataatttttatttaaaaaaaataaataaatattatacaataaaattatataaaccaattttttaatataatatatattgtaatatattaaaattttatattattataaataaataattttaatactcttataaaatataataaataaataaatatattagtgatttaatatatttaattatgtttatgataTTCGGGGCAAAATCGGGGTTaaaacggggtgaaatcggggcgggtcggggcgggtcggggcgggggacacaaataccatccccgccccatcctcgttcggtttcggggaaaaaccgtcccaaacgggacaattcggttcgattttcatggggcggtttcaaattgccatgtAGATTAATTAGAGCGAAATTATGTACACACTACTGTTTtcttgatttaaataaaataaataaatctctaACTATTAATTGCACGTCCCAACATAATCCAGGTGGTGATGGAGTGATGAGATCATTTTCTAAGATGACCAAACTTAGGAATGTTGATTTAAGTTGGAACCATTTTGAGAAGGATGTGCTAGTCGCACTTGGTGCCTTGCCATCCCTTCAATCTCTCAACCTAAGCTATAATCCTTCTATTGAAGGTCCACTCACCAATCTAGGTATCAtgaataaaattcaatattcatTCATTCTAAAGCCTTAGCTATATATATTGCATGCTTAATTACTTACTTTATAGTCGAAAATAAAAAGAACTATACATTCATtcataaatgattttatatatcttGATGATGCAGATTTAATTGGGTTTCATCATTTAGAAATTCTAAACCTTGCTAGTTGCAGATTAAATGGAACCATACCAGCTCAgagtaagtaattaattaatattataataatttttaaattttcctttaataatattaatatattaactcTTATCACCATTTTATAATTAGGATATTATATATGGTTTTTTCAaccataatatttaataaatttaagcatttaaaataaatttcatatcaTTCTAGAATTTGTTTTTTACAATCACAGTGGGATCCCATCACAGTtgtgttattatttaattaattgtgatatatttatttacaggtttttgtaaaatgaataaaCTTCAAAAGTTGGATCTTTCATATAATTCTCTACAAGGAGACATCCCTATATGTCTGAAGGAGTTGTCATTTTTGAAGTATTTCAGTATCTATAAGAATCAATTGAATGGAAACATATCTTTATCCTTATTCAGAGATCTCAACTCATTGGAATATATTGATCTAAGGGATAATAGTCTACAAGGATCTTTGTCTTTAAAGACATTTGCCAATTTTTCTAAGCTTGAAGATGTACTAATAAGTAGTTACAGTGATAAGCTGGTGGTAGAATCGGATGTAGTTGATTGGGTTCCTAAGTTCCAATTGAAGAGTCTTATGCTATCCAATTGCAACTTGAAGGAATTCCCCAAGTTTCTTCTTTACCAGAAGCATCTTCAGTTCTTTAATCTCTCTCACAACAAAGTAGAAGGTTCCTTTCCCGACTGGTTGTTGGTAAACAATACTGAGCTCAATACATTATCGATgcgaaataataatttagttgaAGGCAATATATTCTCTAACTTGTTCAATCGGAGTATAGGAGGACGACGATATCTAAATTCCATTGACATAAGCTACAACAACATGTCAGGTCAAATTCcaataacaacaacaactacTAATCGTTCCATCTTCGTGGATTTACTTGCCATGCGAGGCAATTCGTTTTCTGGCCCGTTCCCATGCCATCTAGTTGGGACGTTTTATTATTTGGATATTTCTTATAACTCATTCTCGGGAGAATTACCAGCTGATTGTTCAAGCTTTACATACTCCTCTCACCTGAACTTGTATGGGAATAGATTCACAGGATTGATTCCGGAAACTATTTTCAATTCATCAGGACGCGTGACATTGGACATTGGAAATAACTGCTTCTCTGGAAGGATCCCAACTCATCTCAATCATAGCACAAATTTGCAAGTGTTATCTTTGAGAGGAAATAATTTGAGTGGAGAAATTCCGCATGAGTTATGCCAATTGAAAAGGTTAAATTGGTTAGATTTGTCTCACAACTCCTTTTCAGGATCTATTCCTACTTGCTTAGGCAATATGATCACTTTGGGGGAAAACACAGACATTCTAGATGGTACATTAAAAATAGAAGATGGTGGATCAACGATATTTGCTGATAATCCGGCTGATGTGCTGATTTCCACCAAGTACAGGGTTGATTCCTATTCTGGTGAGTTATTGTCATTGATGTCTGGATTGGATCTATCATCTAACAACTTGGAAGGAGAAATTCCGAATGGACTCGGAAATCTGATTTTTATCCATGCGCTCAACCTATCACACAATTGCTTAAGTGGACCCATTCCTCAAACATTTTCAAACCTGATGCAGATAGAGAGTCTAGATCTTTCTCATAACAATCTCAGTGGAGAAATTCCATCCAACCTAGTGAATCTGAATTTTATGGAAACATTTTCTGTAGCATATAACAATCTATCGGGAAGACTCCCAGATATGATGAAGGGTCAATTTGGAAGCTTCGAAGGAGATAGTTATGCAGGTAACCCCTTTCTATGCGGACCTCCATTGAAGAAAGACTGTAGTAAGGTCAAGAAGGATGATGGTGAAGATGAGGAACTGCATGGTCATGAAGAAGCTGCATGGTATACTACTATTGACAGAGAGGAATTCTATGCAAGTTTTATGGCAACCTATATTGTCTACATTTTGGGATTCATCACCGTGCTCTGGATCAATACCCGTTGGCGTAACAGGTGGTTTAATTTCAtagagaatatattattttcatcttACTATTTTTTATCTGATGCATTGTTTAAGTGTTTTAAAGTTCGGATATGATCATCTCCAAAATCAATCCAGCTGTGCTCTATGTCCTATTAATAATGTATTTCTTATTTCCAATGAAATAGTTGTACAAGTTTACTACTAATGAGCATATCTTGTAAacccaaaattttaatttggatCAATTTAATTTGGTTTTGGGGTAAATTAGTGTTTAATTCAGGTTGAATTacccaattttaattaataactctcCCCTTCTTATTCTCTCTTAATTCCTTGGATTCAGCCTCTCTTCTTCAGCTAACTCTCCTTCCAAAGGGTTAACTATATGATTAAATCAAAACATGtcaaattagtaaaaaaaaattatcaactGATGTTACCGAAAATTAGTAGAAAAATTATATACTGATGTAACTCTCCTGCCAAAGGAGGGTTAACTAAAACTATTGAATAAATTATCTACTGACTGATgttacaaaacaaaaattacagCAGCCCCCAATAGCTATGCTTAATATATAACTGATTGCTGAGCTGTGTAGAATAATAATGTTCCTCAAttcttatcaaaaaaataataaattggaaTAGCTTAAGCCTTGAAAGCTTACAAAGTTGCAATTCAGAGTTTCTTCTTACTTCTTCCGAcagattaaaaacaaatttggaATAAcaggtttttgaaaaaaatgcaGCCTCGGAAAATTACAGTAAATGGGAACAGATTCATTCAATTCAATAGAAAAAAAGGCAGAGAGACTAATTTATAGACACAAAAACTGGAACCATTTTTCATTGGTTAGGCTTGTCGGTCTCCATAGGctcagatgatgatgatgatgatgatgatggtacTTCACTGCTATGATTGGTTTCTGCATTTGGATCTTCACTTCCctgagaaggagaagaaggctTGGCTGGTTTGGGTTTCGTCATTATTGGCCTGCAAAGCCTGTTTGAACAAcaactaataattaaaactaacaACATAAATACAACACAGTACCGAGATTATCAGTCTTCAAGTAAATCTCAGTGTTGGAATCggtatttatattttcaattagttAGTAATTCATGAACATAAACGAAGCTAACCTGTCAAGAGCTTCTGCTTTCCTTTTCACGTCCGCAGACAAGAGAGAAGGAGCTGCATATTTGGGGAGTGCATCCTGGTGctgttttttctctctcaaccAAGCTTCAGCATCCACGCATTCACTCAAAACCTGAAATATCAGATGCGCAATAGTAATATATCGACATGTATCttgttatacatattttttcttcacaaGGATCACAATCcagaaaaatctacatttttaGTTTTGGGGAATAAAATTACATATGATCTAAAAAATATtctggatcatgatccaaaaaaaaaattactataacAAATGAAGCCAAAAATGAAACTATAATCAAGAtcatgatctagaaaataaattgtataactATAAATCAGAATAAACAATTTGGTTTCAATAACTACAGTATAATATAATTGACCAGTTTATTTTTGCTCCTAAACTAGAGATTCttaatgaaaatcataaaaaaGAACCATTAATTCATTAGAAGCTAACAACCTAGGGTCTATGAAATAGACTTTTACTATTATATGTAACATAGAGATTGCACGAAATTTGCATgtgtaaatattataaatggaATCATACCTTTTGTTTCTCTGTTAGAtctatatgatcaaattttgtgtCATTTGACATTGCAGCCTCCCTGTAGCTATTGACACAATAAGCAAGCTGGTCAATCACTGAACCCCTCTCTGTATGCTCCCTGTGACGCTCTTCAATAGGATCACCTTGCTACAAATTTGACTTTCCAAGTAAGGCTAAAAGAAAATCCTCCATGTTGAGATGAGATAAAGAattcaaaaatgtgaaaaaagaAATTCGAAAAAAGCGTACCTTCTTGAGTTCTTCAAGTTTGGCAACATATACTCCTTTGGTCTCGTCCTCCCCATCTTCATACAGCCAGTCCTCCACCTCTTGCAGTTTGGCAATGAACCCTTCTCTCTCCATATCAGTAACAAATTCTTGATACTTGTCATAAAGCTGGAAGTGTAACCATAAGCATTTGACTCAAAGTGTCCAAGAAATTAGGGCGAGTAAACTATGGGTTAATCAACAGATGAACTCAATCCAATCAGAAATTTAAAATGGTTTGGTATGTTGATAGTTAAGACGATTcactaattttgtttttaaaaagaactccatttttaatattagagaTTTATTTGTTAACTATTATCTAATTTTCACTTATTTGGAGTCATTTTAATTTGCAGAATACGGGTTTGGAAATAAAGTAATAAGTGAAACTTAATTATTACAAG from Impatiens glandulifera chromosome 9, dImpGla2.1, whole genome shotgun sequence includes the following:
- the LOC124915290 gene encoding receptor-like protein 56 isoform X1 encodes the protein MVIRCGFWMVMIILIITSHECYLIMCHDDGGVRCIEEERKSLLEFKAAWLPGMNSWAIDSVFNSWVDDHHRHNCCDWERVSCDPVTGHVLQLSLSDILYSTGNMEAIATGIQKLSTLKQLENLDISGNQLVDSILPSLSTLKSLKKLSLGRNYLFKDDFSSKGLESLQQIRELDMSSCRLTNKDVEKLSALRQLESLNIGNNDLNASVLTYLSAIKSIKVLDLAGNNLFHEKFSSQECEPLLKLKKLEGLFLSYNTDDDHIDENKKINVSCLGSLPSLRRLSLSNNNFMDGLHEVLGLESLQQIEDLDLSDCDLTSKGGDGVMRSFSKMTKLRNVDLSWNHFEKDVLVALGALPSLQSLNLSYNPSIEGPLTNLDLIGFHHLEILNLASCRLNGTIPAQSFCKMNKLQKLDLSYNSLQGDIPICLKELSFLKYFSIYKNQLNGNISLSLFRDLNSLEYIDLRDNSLQGSLSLKTFANFSKLEDVLISSYSDKLVVESDVVDWVPKFQLKSLMLSNCNLKEFPKFLLYQKHLQFFNLSHNKVEGSFPDWLLVNNTELNTLSMRNNNLVEGNIFSNLFNRSIGGRRYLNSIDISYNNMSGQIPITTTTTNRSIFVDLLAMRGNSFSGPFPCHLVGTFYYLDISYNSFSGELPADCSSFTYSSHLNLYGNRFTGLIPETIFNSSGRVTLDIGNNCFSGRIPTHLNHSTNLQVLSLRGNNLSGEIPHELCQLKRLNWLDLSHNSFSGSIPTCLGNMITLGENTDILDGTLKIEDGGSTIFADNPADVLISTKYRVDSYSGELLSLMSGLDLSSNNLEGEIPNGLGNLIFIHALNLSHNCLSGPIPQTFSNLMQIESLDLSHNNLSGEIPSNLVNLNFMETFSVAYNNLSGRLPDMMKGQFGSFEGDSYAGNPFLCGPPLKKDCSKVKKDDGEDEELHGHEEAAWYTTIDREEFYASFMATYIVYILGFITVLWINTRWRNRWFNFIENILFSSYYFLSDALFKCFKVRI
- the LOC124915290 gene encoding receptor-like protein 56 isoform X2 is translated as MVIRCGFWMVMIILIITSHECYLIMCHDDGGVRCIEEERKSLLEFKAAWLPGMNSWAIDSVFNSWVDDHHRHNCCDWERVSCDPVTGHVLQLSLSDILYSTGNMEAIATGIQKLSTLKQLENLDISGNQLVDSILPSLSTLKSLKKLSLGRNYLFKDDFSSKGLESLQQIRELDMSSCRLTNKDVEKLSALRQLESLNIECEPLLKLKKLEGLFLSYNTDDDHIDENKKINVSCLGSLPSLRRLSLSNNNFMDGLHEVLGLESLQQIEDLDLSDCDLTSKGGDGVMRSFSKMTKLRNVDLSWNHFEKDVLVALGALPSLQSLNLSYNPSIEGPLTNLDLIGFHHLEILNLASCRLNGTIPAQSFCKMNKLQKLDLSYNSLQGDIPICLKELSFLKYFSIYKNQLNGNISLSLFRDLNSLEYIDLRDNSLQGSLSLKTFANFSKLEDVLISSYSDKLVVESDVVDWVPKFQLKSLMLSNCNLKEFPKFLLYQKHLQFFNLSHNKVEGSFPDWLLVNNTELNTLSMRNNNLVEGNIFSNLFNRSIGGRRYLNSIDISYNNMSGQIPITTTTTNRSIFVDLLAMRGNSFSGPFPCHLVGTFYYLDISYNSFSGELPADCSSFTYSSHLNLYGNRFTGLIPETIFNSSGRVTLDIGNNCFSGRIPTHLNHSTNLQVLSLRGNNLSGEIPHELCQLKRLNWLDLSHNSFSGSIPTCLGNMITLGENTDILDGTLKIEDGGSTIFADNPADVLISTKYRVDSYSGELLSLMSGLDLSSNNLEGEIPNGLGNLIFIHALNLSHNCLSGPIPQTFSNLMQIESLDLSHNNLSGEIPSNLVNLNFMETFSVAYNNLSGRLPDMMKGQFGSFEGDSYAGNPFLCGPPLKKDCSKVKKDDGEDEELHGHEEAAWYTTIDREEFYASFMATYIVYILGFITVLWINTRWRNRWFNFIENILFSSYYFLSDALFKCFKVRI
- the LOC124915290 gene encoding receptor-like protein 56 isoform X3, translating into MVIRCGFWMVMIILIITSHECYLIMCHDDGGVRCIEEERKSLLEFKAAWLPGMNSWAIDSVFNSWVDDHHRHNCCDWERVSCDPVTGHVLQLSLSDILYSTGNMEAIATGIQKLSTLKQLENLDISGNQLVDSILPSLSTLKSLKKLSLGRNYLFKDDFSSKGLESLQQIRELDMSSCRLTNKECEPLLKLKKLEGLFLSYNTDDDHIDENKKINVSCLGSLPSLRRLSLSNNNFMDGLHEVLGLESLQQIEDLDLSDCDLTSKGGDGVMRSFSKMTKLRNVDLSWNHFEKDVLVALGALPSLQSLNLSYNPSIEGPLTNLDLIGFHHLEILNLASCRLNGTIPAQSFCKMNKLQKLDLSYNSLQGDIPICLKELSFLKYFSIYKNQLNGNISLSLFRDLNSLEYIDLRDNSLQGSLSLKTFANFSKLEDVLISSYSDKLVVESDVVDWVPKFQLKSLMLSNCNLKEFPKFLLYQKHLQFFNLSHNKVEGSFPDWLLVNNTELNTLSMRNNNLVEGNIFSNLFNRSIGGRRYLNSIDISYNNMSGQIPITTTTTNRSIFVDLLAMRGNSFSGPFPCHLVGTFYYLDISYNSFSGELPADCSSFTYSSHLNLYGNRFTGLIPETIFNSSGRVTLDIGNNCFSGRIPTHLNHSTNLQVLSLRGNNLSGEIPHELCQLKRLNWLDLSHNSFSGSIPTCLGNMITLGENTDILDGTLKIEDGGSTIFADNPADVLISTKYRVDSYSGELLSLMSGLDLSSNNLEGEIPNGLGNLIFIHALNLSHNCLSGPIPQTFSNLMQIESLDLSHNNLSGEIPSNLVNLNFMETFSVAYNNLSGRLPDMMKGQFGSFEGDSYAGNPFLCGPPLKKDCSKVKKDDGEDEELHGHEEAAWYTTIDREEFYASFMATYIVYILGFITVLWINTRWRNRWFNFIENILFSSYYFLSDALFKCFKVRI